The segment TTTCCTGGCTTCAACATATTGGActtgtaccgaaaaacccattatgtgaaatttgtgggaaagaaacaactgtaattgtgagaggagtaaatatggtcgtcttcagatttcctaattttggttaacttataataatttgtttgatcactgtaagtaaatattatattcatattttaatttaaaacatgattgttattgaagactaggtataggtacttttatatcgattgatagtctaggatttgggatgcgaatattaggtatcgatgactatattcttcgatataaaaaaccgagtccgcttatcgtaccctaccctatcttacatattttcctcatgttcatcacaattttcaaaatctcaaaatattactAAGTTACTTACtcttgttgttaattttttaaattaaaattactatgactaataagttgaaatcatatgctaagtaaaataaattgtaatactgaattacccttcggataaaaacaatcaaaccatttgATAATAGTAATCGAATAACAAGTGTAGTTTGTTTATTAAACTCTACCCTTTTGAAATTCAGGTGATGTATAATAAGCGGCTACCACAACTGAGTCATCGATTTTGATTATTCAGAACTTGTAGGCTAATgactacattatattttttagggTTATTGAATGTAACTTGATGTAGGCTATGAGGAAAATATAAATGCTAAAACCacttttaaagtacatttttattattgaaaactcacatttgaaaaataaagtcAATCAAATTAAAGACAGATAAATAATTGGGTGACTAGGCCTAGTCTATTTTATGATAATGAAAACATATATTGAACAGATGTTGAAACATACCATATAACAAAGCACGACCTTTTTACACACTTTAAATgggcttaattttaaaatgaagccCAATGAGGGAAAACACCAAACACTTCAAATCTTGAACCAAGTAGTAGAAACATCTCAGGCCTTCTGGGTCTCTTGAATGGTTAACATCCACCAGTGAACCAGTCTTTGAAGTAGTAAATGAAATGTGTTCATCGCCAATTACTATTTCCAATTCTTGTCTTCCAACTCTATCAGGCTGAGGCCACAGTGAGTCGTCTTCTTGCATGATTTCCGAGTCGTGGATTATTCGTTTCAACTCTTCCATAACACAGTTGTGAACATAGGCTTCTTTTCGAATCATAGTGTCGTTCTTGTAATTGGAATTGTTAGCATAACGGAGTTTACCATCTGGTCTGAATTCAAACTCAAGGAATTCATGCCCAAATTTTCCCTTGTGTCCAACATAGTAACGAATGTAAAAATCTGTTGACATTCTCGGAATATTAAATAACTCACTGGAAAAAGCACAATACACAAACACTACAATACTAACCCTACGTGCTCACAAATACGAATGCTATTTCTCCACACGCCACAGTTCTACCaccaatacaaattaaattgagtTAAGTATCCCTTGTTGACTTGACGCTTTCTTACTTTACTTCCTACAAAAATCAGTGTGACCACTTTGCTTGTTTTAGTTTAtcgaaatatttcttttatataaatgttagcgacagtcaataaatatatatatacgttttaaacacatacatatataGACTGTcactaacatttatttatttttaacattttttttgttagagagaaaacctaaattcaaaatgaaaattgtGGATTATGTAATGAATGTTCCATAATTTTGTCTCATGTGCCTTGTTTCATCTTTGCGTCCTATATTAATCACGCGTATAATATGCATGtgcatatatgtatatgtatgcgcgcgcgcgcgtgtgtgtgtgtggca is part of the Homalodisca vitripennis isolate AUS2020 chromosome 8, UT_GWSS_2.1, whole genome shotgun sequence genome and harbors:
- the LOC124367460 gene encoding protein mago nashi homolog, with product MSTDFYIRYYVGHKGKFGHEFLEFEFRPDGKLRYANNSNYKNDTMIRKEAYVHNCVMEELKRIIHDSEIMQEDDSLWPQPDRVGRQELEIVIGDEHISFTTSKTGSLVDVNHSRDPEGLRCFYYLVQDLKCLVFSLIGLHFKIKPI